ACTTAATAATGAATGTAAATAGAATTAATCAGTGAGAATTGGGAATTGATAAATGACTATTTCCAATTTAAAGCTAAATTTAAATCTCAGATTATGTGATTTAAGATGAAAGATAACCAATTTTAAGACTAACAACATTGTAATGTGCTTAGTCTTCATCTTGGGAAATCATTcagttattacattatttatgtaTTCCATAATCTAATtctaataataaacattaatgtCAATGTACACATACAACATCAAATCCTCATCATTCTTATTTCATGTAAAAATCATCAATAAGTTTTGCCTGCTGTTGATGATGTGAACAGTTTTAACATTAATAGAATCCTTCACATTATATTTGCCGTGCCATACATCATCATACTCAATCAGGAAGGCACACAAACGAAAGCTATCCTACctctttttttaatttgcacttcattaatatttttttactatGGTTCTGTTGATTGTTTAGCGCTTTAAGGCATTTTTCGATATATTAAATTGAACTTAAGAGTGGAGTTGTGGTTATGATGTTTGGCTActaatccaagggtcctgggtgtCAGAaatttttctaatgacaaattacaactgcACTCCCAAatacttgtaataagacttatccttggcaatttgcttaaatatataaaacaaataaaaactttatttatttatacataccTTTGGCGAACTCTGGAGAACGTATGTGTGCAGTCGTCCCCGTCTGAGTTTGAGCAGTACATTGGACGATGACCCAACGCAATGACCCACGGTTGTTTGTCTCTGTTCTTATTAGCTTTAATTAGGTCAGCTTGTAACCACTGATATTGTGTATAGTCTGGACCGTAAGTAAAAAATACTTCTGTTGAATAGCTGAAAAATGAAGTATTAGGAATACTTGGTACAATGGAACGACAAGACGCTATACCaacatatttatcatttttttaaattagagaACTTACTGTGGCATTTTGGCAACAACATTCACTGTAAATTATTCTCAAGAATATTCCTACCATACCCAGTTAGATCAAGaaacaactttgcgctgattactagctacattatgggagtatgtttccatacgcgtttgataaaaaaaatgaccgAGGTAATAATGTGCtatgtaaagcgcctttgagcatgattattCATGAAAAGGGTGCTATAGAAATGTAGTAATTGTAATTACCCTAACTGCTTATCACTAGATAGTGTGGCGCATCATACCTGAATATAAATTAGTCAGTACAACGTAGAAATAGACAAACTGTTTATTGTGTCTACAGTACCTGCATCTTCACTTGTGGGTACTCACATGATAAAATGAACATTTCCCATGTTAAAACTGTACCACATCTTATCAATAGGAATTGGCCAATCAGTATTAGGAGTTGAAAATCGGTAACGGTAATGACTAAATTCGTTTGCAATttctgaaacaaaatataaaaaatcaaaagtAAACAGATTAAAATGCCAACATACTGGTACTATATTTGTTTTAGTGACAATACGGATCTATCAACACAATAACATAGATTTCAAAGTGAATAATCATACTAGtttaatcagggaagagttaaattacatggAAAACTCACGGACCTTACATCAAACGTTACAACGCGCGGCACCGCCGATTCGATTACATAATCAACGGATGTTCGCTCAAGACGAAGTAATTGCTTTGCGCATGCCCAGAAGCGATTGTTTTCCGGTCGGTGACCGCATGCAACAACACACTACTGATGACGTCTTCGTCGAACCGCCCCCCTTGGTAACCTGACGCATTAAACTTTTTCGATATATATCGCGACGTAGTCGTCCAATTTGTATTTTCCGTTTTTAGAAAATTTCCGTACGCACATTTCAAGTATAtgtaataggctaggcctacttgctACACCAGGTCCTACTTCAATCTagggctagtaggcctaggccctagctagtaaGAATGTAATTGGCACTCCTAGCTAGGCTGgccctagtaggctagcctagttacTTTATTTAGCCTAAAATAGGCCCTACTcaactactactaggctaggcgcGCGGCCTACAATCTTCTCTTCTGGCTAGCTACCTAGGCCTATTTCGAATTGATATGCTTACCAAACTAAGTTAGCCTGATCCTGTTTTAACAATAAGAGTGTATTTGTAGGCTACTCGGCCATTAAAAGTATCTCCTGTGCGCGCCAGTTGCATGTACCGGTAGCCTACCTAGGTCTAGGGCCAGGCCCAGAGTTCTTCCCTGCCTGAAAATAATTCTGCATTGTATTATTATCAgttttacataataaaaattaagagatccaaattaataaaacatatttcttatttttttaggATCATTGTGTgaatactatagtataataacaataaatacaaGTGAAATGGATGTTGGTGAGGCCATGGAGCTTTTAGAGATAATTGATGTGTTCGATAATGAGTGGACAGATTATGATTTTATGTGAACTGTATTGTGCTGGGAGATCAAAAGTATAGAAGAAACTAATTCTTTCCTATAGACTACACCAATGACTGGTTGAAGTGACGTTCAAGGGGGAGGGGGTGCTTTTCACATAAAAGATGAtgtgtattaatttgttttttagaaaCTTAGATTTAGAAATGGAGAGGTTTTTGTCGCTAAAGGGAATGTGTAATTCCAATATCAAACAGAGTATTATTATCACACACTGGTGTAacttaacaaataataaaataaaagcaaaagacaaaaaaagtttaaggttggagttgtaaatttattttgtataaaaatcaGTACTGTATAATCATGTCAATAAAGGTATATTTCAAAGTATGTATTCATCAAattatgtgttttgtttttagtcAAACCAACATACAATTTAGaatatactttatttacaaaacaattttttattgaaattgttaCATGATGTCATAATGTTTATCAATACCAGAGTAAAAAAAGAGATTCTTCGTAAGTactgaaatatattttgttccGTGACATTCTTTATCTGCTTCAAATGGCTGAATCAACAGATTTACAAAACaagtatcaatttaaaataactaaTAAGTTATGACTGTCAGATTTTCCCATCTCCCAAGGCAACTCCTTTCTATACTGAAATAGTTTTCTATTCTAGAGCATCCTGGTTGTTTTTCTCACGGAAAAAGTACACAATCCGTCTTGTACCATCAGGCTTCTTCTGTGAAAGGAATATCTTGGCCATGTCAACAAATGAAGAAACTGTGGATgaaaaaaaggaaacattattatatacagtattcaaaTAACAAAATTCAGAAACCAATACCTTCTGTAGGCAGCATCTTGGGTACCATTGCGATGAATTGCACTTGGATGAAGAGAGGAAGGCCTAGCTTATTttagctagcctagccctagctagctaggtaaACCTACTCTACTAgaagtttgttttaattaggGGCCTAGGTCTAGAACTTTCATTTTATGTTAGCCTGGTATTTTTGACTTATTTAACAATTGAAAAACTAAAACAGGTTGCCTGACAGAATAGCAATAGGTGGCCGATAGGCCTAGCAACAGCGTCTATCTGGAATAGCATGTGGGCGGAGCTTACCAGCATCTCGCCGCCGAAACTGAGTAAAGGTGGTTcagaaatcttttatttttggtATTTGGTCGGAATTGGTCGCAAATAAAAACGGGACCACAATATATATAGATGTTATTGGTTTCACATATCTGAGCTAGACATTAGGCAATTTTAGGTATATGTCTCTAAATGCTGATATAAAAGACGATACATTTCGTAAAAGGCCATTGCATACTTACCGAAAATCCACCTAAAAAGCGTGTTTCTTTGtgaaaatacacattttaaaaaatggaaacgCTTGTGTAACGTGTGCAAAATAGTCTCAAATCAGTCGTTAAGTGTTAAAccacttattttattttaaaaaaccaaaaaggatttctgaaaaaaaacgACTGGTAACAAGTCTAATGCCAATCTACACGTTGGTGGCAGCATATTCAGTAATTGGCGGTGCCGCGCGTATGGGACCAAAGGGGAAGTTAGTTTATTCATAAAACAATAGAGAACAATAGCGATTTAATTGCATTAACACGCCTCAACGGCTCGTGAGTTTTccatgtaatttaactcttccctggtttaatacagtaataatacataaaataaatttttttttaatttttggaaTATAATGATAAAGTTTAAACTATAGATAGGCATAATGATACTTCCTTAACTAAGGAAAGGGGCATTGCTCAATGACGAACCAGTGCATGTCCCTTACTTAGTGTCCCCATCCTTTACTAATAAAGGGGCATTGCTCTATGGAGAAGCAGTATTGGTCCCTTAATTAGTGTTCCTATCATTTAAGTAAAGGAGCATTGCTCTATGGAGAAGCAGTATAGGTCCCTTAATTAGTGTTCCTATCATTTAAGTAAAGGAGCATTGCTCTATGGAGAACCTTACTTAGTGTCCTTTACTAAGGGCCATTGCTCCTAAAAATTAGTGAATGTAATTGTTTGTGACATGTACACTATATAAAAGGCGTAACCACTTTAGGATTCTCACATTTATATAAAAAGGATGTGACCCATTGACCTCGCGTAACTAATGTTGTTGAATGATTCATACTACACTAAGCAAAGTGCATCTTAATCCATACAAAATGCTTGCATTtgcaatataatatttgtttttgcaCACAAGTATAGCTTTATAGTTTTGGTTAAAGCCAAGaccattaaattaaaaaatatattataaactttattttgcaAATTCAGTATAACAATGGATATGTAAACATTTGACTTAGATTGTGTGATATATAGACTTAGAGTGTTGGACATTAGTATATTATACTTAGAGTGTGGGACATATAGACTTAGAGTGTGGGACATATAGACTTAGAGTGTGGGACATATAGATTTAGAGTGTGGGAAATATAGACTTAGAGTGTGGGACATATAGACTTAGAGTGTGGGACATATAGACTTAGAGTGTGGGACATATAGACTTAGAGTGTGGGACATATAGACTTAGAGTGTGGGACATATAGACTTAGAGTGTGGGACATATAGACTTAGAGTGTGGGACATATACTTTAAAAGCTTTTATAAACATAAAAGGATAAAAAAGTTTTTTCCTTTTTTGGTAATATTTATTCTCAAAAACAGATTAACGTGATAACAGTGGACGTCACATGGCCCTAGCAAAAGGGTTCAACTAAAGCGACCTGGATTACACAATCAAATATTGACCCCCTTGCGGAAGAGGCATTAGTGTATTGCCCTCCTGTGTCCCAATAAATCTAGATACAAAAGGGTAATGCATCGAGTCAATGATCGGCCTTCAACAATTTGGATGAAGATCAAATATTTGACAAAGCACCCTTCAAAAATCACCAAAGATAACACTTCGACCCTGATGACAAGCTATCAATACATTTCCCTTCACAAATCTGGATATAAAACTAACAGCTGAtgattaaatacatttattttttagtgtttaactattttaatattaagaTAACCTTAAACTGTAATCTTATCGTCGGATACTTGTTCATCTAAACAGTATATGCCCTTTCTGTAACattatttcatataatttaTGTGCATTTTCAAAACTCATGTAGAAAATTGTACCTAAATATTACACATTGTACATATAACTGATGGTAATGACAACAATCAGGACCCTGGGGATAATTGTTGTATCCTGGGGATAATTGTTGTACCCTGGGGATAAATATTGTAGCCTGGGGATAATTATTGTACCTAGGGATAAATATCACCCTAGTTATAATATTTTGAACTGTCCTAGATATCTTGCAGGCTGTGGCTAGCATATAATGTTTCTGATCCTACACTTGGGTCAGCCTTTGATGCTTTTCTACTCATTAAGATGGGTATCAACATTTCCTGTTGAAATAAAGTATTAACTAATAAACTCCAACTAAGCACTTCTGTGTAGAGTTTCTTAACAGAAATCAGTATTTTTAGATAATACACTGTAGTGGAATATTTCCATACACCACCACCAGTTGAACTAAGATATACACTGTAGATAATACACTGTAGTGGAGTATTTCCATACACCACCACCAGTTGAACTAAGATATACACTGTAGATAATACACTGTAGTGGAGTATTTCCATACACCACCACCAGTTGAACTAAGATATACACTGTAGATAATACACTGACTGTAGTGGAATATTTCCATACACCACCACCAGTTGAACTAAGCATTTAGACAGTTTCTTCcgtaaatacataaaaataaatattttaatttgatacattatGTAGTAATGTACAGTAGAAGACATTAATGTTGTATATAAAGTGTGCATGCAGAATGTTAAAAGCATAACTAAAATTTCAGATACTTTACCATACTTTACCATAttgcaataaacaaaattaaattttatatacagtatctaaATTCCTACATTTTGTCTAACATGGACATCTTAGAGTAATACACCGTTAATCCTTCAGATTAGATGAGATCCTTATTATTGGAAGGGATTAATACATAATCAATAATCATCCCTATACAGGAGATGTTGGAACCACTGATTAACTGATTACATGTCCGGTCTAggatttaaatattattaaattcatcCAAATAACAGTTTTGAAACGTTCATAATTCTAATAAAACACAGACATAAGCATTTCAAAAGATAAGAAGGATTTCAAAAGATAACAAGGATTTCAAAATATAACAAGGATTTCCTAAAGTAATGCTTTTGATGAGCAAGCTACAGTAGTACTAAGTTttagttttaacttttttatttctGGAAACTCGGGAAAATATTGGTTAACTTTCTCTCAATTTAGTGTGAATGCAGGTGCATTAAAAACATAACACAGGGGTCGGTATAAGTACTATGTTGCTAGCATTAGATTTATAGATGAAatattagcaaaaaaaatatcaaaaaaatacttaaatattaatttattctcaCCATGGTTACCAACAACTGGCATGTAGGGAAGCTTTGTAGCCAAACTTTGAATTCTATTCATAAAATCATCGCCAACctgaaataagaaaaacaaactTTGTTTGTAGTTGACTGTTTGATAAGTTAGACTACAAAATATACTTGGAAAATATacacaaattgaaaaaaattattctcTCTCTTTCCTAACATTCAGTTCGACCAAGAGAACTTGTATGTTAAAAATACCTTGAGCACTTTTAGTAGATATGTGCCcgatataaatttataatattataaagccTGCTTGTTTAGGATAACACTCACCTTACCGCCCTCATCATGAAGATCATATGCAAAATCCCCGATATGAATGATGGCATCCATCAGTCCTGACGACGCCTCCCGGTTGAGTGGCAACAGGGTCGGAGCACCACCTTTGACACCCATGTCACCATAAATGAGGAGATTTGGAGACCAGTTGTATCCATCCCTCATAGCTGTGAACTCAAAGGGCTGGCTATCTTCATCATCTGTTTGGACCTTGAAGGTGTACTTGCTACCTGGTGTAAGGTTCTACCAAAAAAAGattacaataaatttaaatgcAGTAAGTATTTGTAATGATAATTTGGGTGGATCCAAGAAGGGTTCAAACAGAAATAGTAATCCACCCCAGATAATGATATTAACACCATCTCTTTCACATGAAAGAACAATAAAAAGACTGTCCTCATAAAAACTGATGGTACAGTTGTAGCATGTTGAGATATTTTTTCATTGTTTTCAACATTTTGTAATTCTCTCCCAATCTCACCTTTAACTTCACCCGATGTAAATATTGAAGGCCGTCAGGATTTCCAAAGGTAAAATGTTTACTTGTCCCAGTGGCCTGCTCAGTTTTGTTATCATTAACCAGGCCGTACAAGACAGACGGCACTCCAGG
This region of Antedon mediterranea chromosome 8, ecAntMedi1.1, whole genome shotgun sequence genomic DNA includes:
- the LOC140056590 gene encoding acid phosphatase type 7-like produces the protein MNNDKNYSRFPKSDAIVDGYEVLVKMYIAICILLLHVTVVRNDKLQDREETMPTIDSDTLKWIHAIYGGLGPVLNSPLNRRPRRSEKMIIKPVPEQIHISYGDNPTEMVVVWSTPSPGVPSVLYGLVNDNKTEQATGTSKHFTFGNPDGLQYLHRVKLKNLTPGSKYTFKVQTDDEDSQPFEFTAMRDGYNWSPNLLIYGDMGVKGGAPTLLPLNREASSGLMDAIIHIGDFAYDLHDEGGKVGDDFMNRIQSLATKLPYMPVVGNHEIANEFSHYRYRFSTPNTDWPIPIDKMWYSFNMGNVHFIIYSTEVFFTYGPDYTQYQWLQADLIKANKNRDKQPWVIALGHRPMYCSNSDGDDCTHTFSRVRQSLEELFHTQGVDVIFQGHEHSYERLYPIFNNEVYSKDYTDPQAPVHIITGAAGCNEFNKICINPMLGPIKSWSAFRAWLPGLYSYGKLMIANATHLQWQQILSVNGQVMDDIWIVQRHHGPFKMR